Proteins from one Triticum aestivum cultivar Chinese Spring chromosome 7A, IWGSC CS RefSeq v2.1, whole genome shotgun sequence genomic window:
- the LOC123154219 gene encoding UBX domain-containing protein 1, whose amino-acid sequence MAVPQVDKKMLGELEVMGFPAVRSIRALHYSGNSNLESAINWLLEHESDPDIDQLPLVSREISIECGDTSSEVRNSVQGMSLNLGMHGYLTKRNRGLLLRFTDYRWRICIHEKLIYSKTHAQARKPEEQTTAGSQKETSEVERELNANEHEEEDRKRVLALHKSKRDEEEKARGRIRNQLQEDKRERIQAAKDVIEAKRTLEENQRKRMMESRKAEQEEEKRARERIRQRIEDDKAERRRGLGLPRENTVASAPIVTLAKVKPIEPVVTSEQLRDCLRTLKKNHKDDNARVKRAFQILLKIVANIVKNPEEERFRRIRLSNPVFKDRVGNLQGGVEFLELCGFQKLRNNSYLVMPRGKADVALLNAAGVEIASAMENPYFGLLSK is encoded by the exons ATGGCTGTCCCACAAGTTGACAAGAAAATGCTTGGTGAACTTGAAGTTATGGGATTCCCCGCCGTTCGTTCAATTAGGGCACTTCATTATTCTG GTAATTCCAATCTTGAATCTGCGATAAATTGGCTTCTGGAACATGAAAGTGACCCAGACATTGATCAGCTACCATTG GTTTCAAGAGAAATCAGCATTGAATGTGGTGACACATCAAGCGAAGTGAGAAACAGCGTTCAAGGAATGAG CTTGAATCTTGGAATGCATGGGTACCTCACAAAAAGAAACAGAGGGTTATTATTACGATTTACGGACTACCGATGGAGAATATGCATTCATGAGAAGCTTATCTACTCCAA GACCCATGCCCAGGCGAGAAAACCAGAAGAGCAAACTACAGCTGGAAGTCAGAAG GAGACTTCAGAGGTGGAAAGAGAACTCAATGCCAATGAACATGAGGAAGAGGATAGAAAGAG GGTTTTAGCACTACATAAGTCAAAGCGTGACGAGGAAGAAAAAGCACGAGGGAGAATCAGAAATCAACTTCAGGAGGATAAG AGGGAGAGGATTCAAGCTGCTAAAGATGTTATCGAAGCAAAACGGACTCTTGAAGAAAATCAAAGAAAACG CATGATGGAAAGTCGAaaagcagaacaagaggaggagaAAAGAGCAAGAGAGAGAATCCGTCAGCGTATAGAGGATGATAAG GCAGAAAGAAGGAGAGGGCTTGGTTTGCCACGGGAAAATACAGTAGCATCAGCTCCGATAGTAACTCTCGCAAAG GTAAAACCTATTGAACCAGTTGTAACATCAGAACAATTGAGAGATTGCCTACGAACTCTGAAAAAGAATCACAAG GATGACAACGCTAGAGTGAAAAGAGCATTCCAAATATTGCTGAAGATAGTCGCCAACATAGTAAAGAACCCAGAAGAGGAGAGGTTCAGGAGGATTCGACTAAGCAACCCTGTTTTCAAG GACAGGGTGGGTAATCTGCAAGGCGGCGTAGAGTTCCTGGAGCTGTGCGGGTTCCAGAAGCTCAGGAACAACAGCTACCTGGTCATGCCGAGGGGCAAGGCCGACGTGGCGCTCCTCAACGCGGCGGGGGTCGAGATCGCGTCTGCCATGGAGAATCCCTACTTTGGGCTGCTCTCCAAGTGA